The following proteins are encoded in a genomic region of Brachyspira pilosicoli:
- a CDS encoding cell division protein FtsQ/DivIB — translation MKNKTFNESKLRKKLQKNKLSQKQKKLIKKIVLYFLLIIFIIGIGFIFNKAKVLRVEIRGLKLIAPITIIEEANLSDYNNKSLFFIPKKEIKQRIEKNIRLQVESIKISFPDLLIVNIKERETLFLAESQNGIYEITDDGYIIRNSSIYNYDVPYITGLTITSTNEKIENDYTKYLRSVLYELKTNNYDIYNLISEINAFGKDLILYPRGYQVQVILDKYVTANKFVDLAAILKTVHDQATLTYRIDFRFNEAIIN, via the coding sequence ATGAAAAATAAAACTTTTAATGAAAGCAAATTAAGAAAAAAGCTTCAAAAAAATAAATTAAGTCAAAAGCAAAAAAAATTAATAAAGAAAATAGTATTATATTTTTTGTTAATAATATTTATTATTGGTATTGGTTTTATTTTCAACAAAGCGAAAGTTTTGAGAGTTGAGATAAGAGGGCTTAAATTAATAGCACCTATTACTATAATAGAAGAAGCTAATTTGAGCGATTATAATAATAAAAGTTTATTTTTTATACCCAAAAAAGAAATAAAACAGAGAATAGAAAAAAATATCAGGCTTCAAGTAGAGAGCATAAAAATATCTTTTCCAGATTTACTTATTGTTAATATAAAAGAGAGAGAGACTTTATTTTTAGCAGAGTCGCAAAATGGTATATACGAAATTACTGATGACGGATATATTATAAGAAATTCATCTATTTATAATTATGATGTACCTTATATTACAGGTTTAACTATCACTTCAACAAACGAAAAAATAGAAAACGATTATACAAAATATTTAAGAAGCGTTTTATATGAATTGAAAACTAATAATTATGATATATATAATCTTATTTCAGAGATAAATGCTTTTGGAAAGGATTTGATACTTTATCCGAGGGGCTATCAGGTTCAGGTGATATTAGACAAATATGTTACTGCTAATAAATTTGTTGATCTTGCTGCCATATTAAAAACTGTTCATGACCAGGCTACTTTAACTTATAGAATAGATTTTAGGTTTAATGAAGCTATAATTAATTAA
- the metG gene encoding methionine--tRNA ligase has product MTDKKFYITTPIYYPSDYLHIGHCYCTIAADTMARYKKIMGYDVYFLTGTDEHGEKIQRKAEEAKTTPKEYVDNIVDATKKLWKRLHIDYNHYIRTTDDYHERRVQNIFKQLYDKGYIYKGSYKGLYCVSDEAFFTESQVVKKDDGKCYCPDCEKELEYKEEECYYLKLSEFGDWLINYYKEHPEFLEPKERQNEMLKNFLLPGLEDLAVTRKGLKWGIPCPIDNEHSIYVWIDALSNYITALGYSEEDELYKKYWPCDVHFVGKEIVRFHAVIWPIMLKMLDVPLPKKVFGHGWVLFDDGKKMSKSRGNVVDPNTLIDKYGVDALRYFLMREINFGVDGFYSQELFLKRINSDLANDYGNLWHRITTMLGKYFDGVLPEEVESVYSDRERELKKAVLTLDANVESSLDSFKFQDALFNIWEVIKMVNKYVEESAPWNLAKDETKRDHLANVMYISFQAYYIVTAYLQIFFVETPKKVFNRLGLGDSVPLEDAKKWGSLKAGIKIEKGEPLFNRYDIEKEIGVSSEENKKEVNPPKEDKHKPYIEKEDFEKLELLTATIVVAEKVENADKLLKFVVDIGGGEQRVVVSSIAEYYKPEEMVGKTVLYLANLKPKKFRGVNSHGMLLLADNGETLSLMVTERGFNAGCEVN; this is encoded by the coding sequence ATGACAGACAAAAAATTTTATATCACAACTCCAATATATTATCCTTCAGATTATTTACATATAGGGCATTGTTACTGTACCATAGCGGCAGACACTATGGCGAGATATAAAAAAATAATGGGTTATGATGTTTATTTTTTAACGGGTACTGATGAACATGGAGAGAAGATTCAAAGAAAAGCAGAGGAAGCTAAAACTACTCCCAAAGAATATGTTGATAATATAGTAGATGCTACAAAAAAATTATGGAAAAGACTTCATATAGATTATAATCATTATATAAGAACAACAGATGATTATCATGAAAGAAGAGTACAAAATATATTCAAACAGCTTTATGATAAAGGATATATTTACAAAGGTTCATATAAAGGTCTTTACTGTGTAAGCGACGAGGCGTTTTTTACAGAGAGTCAGGTTGTAAAAAAAGATGATGGAAAATGTTACTGCCCTGATTGTGAGAAAGAATTGGAGTATAAAGAAGAGGAATGTTATTATCTTAAACTTTCTGAGTTTGGAGATTGGCTTATCAATTATTATAAAGAACACCCTGAGTTTTTAGAGCCTAAAGAGAGACAAAATGAGATGCTTAAAAACTTTTTGCTTCCTGGTCTTGAAGATTTAGCTGTTACTCGTAAGGGGTTAAAATGGGGTATACCTTGCCCTATAGATAATGAGCACAGCATATATGTATGGATTGATGCTCTATCAAACTATATTACAGCTTTAGGGTATAGTGAAGAAGATGAGTTATATAAAAAATATTGGCCTTGCGATGTTCATTTTGTTGGTAAAGAGATAGTTCGTTTCCATGCTGTTATATGGCCTATAATGCTTAAAATGCTTGATGTACCTCTTCCTAAAAAGGTGTTTGGCCATGGCTGGGTGCTTTTTGATGATGGTAAGAAGATGAGTAAGAGCAGGGGAAATGTTGTTGATCCTAATACTTTAATAGATAAATATGGAGTTGATGCTTTAAGATATTTCCTTATGAGAGAGATTAATTTTGGTGTCGATGGATTCTATTCACAAGAGCTTTTCTTAAAAAGAATTAATAGCGATTTGGCTAATGATTATGGTAATTTATGGCATAGAATTACTACAATGCTTGGAAAATATTTTGACGGTGTTCTTCCAGAAGAGGTTGAGAGTGTTTATTCTGATAGAGAGAGAGAATTAAAAAAGGCAGTGCTTACATTAGATGCTAATGTGGAATCTTCTTTAGATTCTTTTAAGTTTCAAGATGCTTTATTCAATATTTGGGAAGTTATAAAAATGGTAAACAAATATGTTGAAGAGAGTGCTCCTTGGAATCTTGCTAAAGATGAAACTAAAAGAGACCATTTAGCTAATGTTATGTATATATCTTTTCAAGCATATTATATAGTAACTGCTTATTTGCAAATATTTTTTGTGGAGACTCCTAAAAAGGTATTTAATAGATTAGGTCTTGGCGACAGTGTTCCTTTGGAAGATGCTAAGAAATGGGGGTCTTTAAAGGCTGGTATAAAGATAGAAAAAGGAGAGCCTTTATTTAATAGATATGATATAGAAAAAGAGATAGGTGTTTCTTCTGAAGAAAATAAAAAAGAAGTTAATCCTCCTAAAGAAGATAAACATAAGCCTTATATAGAAAAAGAAGATTTTGAGAAGTTAGAATTATTAACTGCTACAATAGTTGTTGCTGAGAAGGTTGAAAATGCAGATAAGCTTTTAAAGTTTGTAGTTGATATAGGCGGAGGAGAGCAGAGAGTTGTTGTTTCTTCTATTGCTGAGTATTATAAGCCAGAGGAGATGGTTGGAAAGACTGTACTTTATCTTGCTAATTTAAAACCTAAAAAGTTTAGAGGTGTTAATTCACATGGTATGCTTCTTTTGGCAGATAATGGAGAGACTCTTTCTCTTATGGTAACAGAAAGAGGCTTTAATGCTGGATGCGAAGTAAATTAA
- the tlyC gene encoding hemolysin C yields the protein MPIKKILKKIVKKNKDNYNDKSHYINLSLLTEEEREIVINTIELKSKNVKDIMIPRVDVNMLHIDTSYEKVIKAFNRDRNSRIPVYKDGIDDIVGVLYVKDLVDIDEKTFNLKKIIHKAFFVPISISLMELLKNFRTKQIHIAMVVDEYGGFSGIVSMEDVLEEIVGDIRDEFDEEDDEEVKSNDDGSFLVDARMRIDEINKYGILPDIPDDDADTVGGFLFSYLGRLPKRNEAIKYNGYSFTVVGKSGNIVTKIRIEKLNKNSGEEEEENKEDEYNIENDDI from the coding sequence ATGCCAATAAAGAAGATATTAAAAAAGATAGTTAAAAAGAATAAAGATAATTATAATGATAAGAGCCACTATATTAATTTAAGTTTATTAACAGAAGAAGAGAGAGAGATTGTAATAAACACTATTGAACTAAAAAGTAAAAATGTAAAAGATATAATGATACCGAGAGTTGATGTAAATATGCTTCATATAGATACAAGCTATGAGAAGGTAATTAAAGCTTTTAATAGAGATAGAAACTCAAGGATACCTGTTTATAAAGATGGGATAGATGATATAGTTGGTGTACTTTATGTTAAGGATTTGGTGGATATAGATGAAAAAACTTTTAATTTAAAGAAGATAATACACAAGGCTTTTTTTGTACCGATATCTATTTCGCTTATGGAGCTTTTGAAGAATTTTAGAACTAAGCAGATTCATATTGCTATGGTAGTTGATGAGTACGGCGGATTTTCTGGAATTGTTAGTATGGAAGATGTACTTGAGGAGATTGTAGGAGATATTCGAGATGAGTTTGATGAGGAAGATGATGAAGAAGTTAAGAGTAATGATGATGGAAGTTTCTTAGTTGATGCTAGGATGAGGATAGATGAGATTAATAAATATGGGATACTTCCAGACATACCAGATGATGACGCTGATACTGTAGGCGGATTTTTGTTTTCTTATCTTGGAAGGCTTCCAAAGAGAAATGAGGCTATAAAATATAATGGTTATTCTTTTACTGTTGTTGGAAAGAGCGGAAATATTGTTACAAAGATTAGAATAGAAAAATTAAATAAAAATAGTGGAGAGGAAGAAGAAGAGAATAAAGAAGATGAATATAATATAGAAAATGATGATATATAA
- the ybeY gene encoding rRNA maturation RNase YbeY, whose product MKKVNVFNNTDYDINLNIYRYFLYHAVKAANIDGEVNLVFSNDDYIRGLNKQFRNKDKATDVLTFPMGEAKDGGDIVISYEWVLDRYSEDKIKMTVIKLIVHSILHLQGIHHNYTEKSLKKNYKRMRELYKKILEHIKGNYNANKEDIKKDS is encoded by the coding sequence ATGAAAAAGGTTAATGTTTTTAATAACACTGATTATGATATTAATCTAAATATTTATAGGTATTTTTTATATCATGCTGTAAAAGCTGCAAATATTGATGGGGAAGTAAATTTAGTTTTTTCTAATGATGATTACATAAGAGGACTAAACAAGCAATTTAGAAATAAAGACAAAGCCACAGATGTATTAACTTTTCCTATGGGGGAAGCTAAAGACGGAGGCGATATTGTTATTTCTTATGAGTGGGTTTTGGACAGATATAGCGAAGATAAAATAAAGATGACTGTCATAAAATTAATAGTTCATTCTATACTTCATTTACAGGGTATACATCATAATTATACAGAAAAATCTCTTAAAAAAAATTATAAAAGAATGAGAGAATTATATAAAAAAATACTTGAACATATAAAAGGGAATTATAATGCCAATAAAGAAGATATTAAAAAAGATAGTTAA
- a CDS encoding HDIG domain-containing metalloprotein, which yields MNTNKKIIKSIINKTLNMERIFQLLIAVILYIITLVLVFPTYVQKITIPSIGETVKEPLIAKSNIKYKNVEETQRLITYLQANVRPIFEMPESIEKESLLKVSNMFNFIRSFDTNNVSFDEIYDAVISEYNLNINKTIFSNAIVNKDNIGYESKVIDTLKSLFEVGIISKRNLTPETLRLILNNGIFIYKYNDYVVEERIAAKNRIFFLENLKNEISSILGNRYNDLNVFHINTISSIINVFLVDNLIYNSEKTQEEINKIQLSVDPIYTTIKAGFPILEEGERVTEDKVKLLKYILDNNSFFEYNIRNLIGQGLFILMLFSFVGYIIFKYKIEFYTNFKNFILFSLEYLLIISIAYFISNYVSDKLINIPFYIYTFIPMFSMLNTLLGARRGISAIVTVCITLLAANMVQADVYEFFSLFVISMITSIATKKINSRNGVLWLGIQIGVSLSIVSLINAFIKDDFNFNYMIFVFAFASGLIQAILVMIILPICEYLLETATIFRLQELADLNNPLLRQLQINAPGTYHHSINMANLVETIADEIGEDGRLACVSAYYHDIGKIENPLYFIENTNRDDNRHNKLKPTLSAAIVKSHVRFGVEIAKKYRLPKEIIAAIKEHHGTSLIKYFYADALKEDPDIDVSLFTYGGPKPQSKITAILMILDSIEAASRTIDSPTKEKLASLIDSIVKSKMTEGELNDSGLTLQDIETIKRISLQKILISLHERIKYPELPKDVGKDNNNKNEKAENTEKNTKTDTKKVSKTKERFIKNINTKKEAINKDKVKK from the coding sequence ATGAACACGAATAAAAAAATTATTAAATCTATAATCAATAAAACTCTCAATATGGAGAGAATATTTCAATTGTTAATAGCAGTAATTTTGTATATAATAACATTAGTTTTAGTATTTCCAACTTATGTGCAAAAAATTACAATACCGTCTATAGGCGAAACAGTAAAAGAGCCTTTGATTGCTAAAAGTAATATAAAATATAAAAATGTAGAAGAAACTCAAAGATTAATAACATATTTACAGGCTAATGTAAGGCCTATATTTGAAATGCCAGAGAGTATAGAAAAAGAATCATTATTAAAAGTTAGTAATATGTTTAACTTTATTAGAAGTTTTGATACGAATAATGTTTCTTTTGATGAGATATATGATGCTGTAATATCCGAATATAATTTAAATATTAATAAGACAATTTTTTCTAATGCTATTGTTAATAAAGATAATATTGGATATGAGTCAAAAGTTATAGATACACTTAAGAGTTTATTTGAAGTTGGAATAATATCCAAAAGAAATTTAACTCCTGAAACTTTAAGATTGATACTTAATAATGGTATATTTATTTATAAGTATAATGATTATGTTGTTGAAGAGAGAATAGCGGCAAAAAATAGAATATTCTTTTTAGAGAATTTAAAAAATGAAATTAGCTCTATTTTAGGAAATAGATATAATGATTTGAATGTATTTCATATTAATACAATATCTTCTATAATAAATGTTTTTTTGGTAGATAATTTAATTTATAATTCAGAAAAAACTCAAGAGGAGATAAATAAGATTCAATTATCTGTGGACCCTATATATACAACAATAAAGGCTGGTTTTCCAATATTAGAAGAGGGTGAAAGGGTTACAGAGGATAAGGTAAAGCTTTTAAAATATATTTTAGATAATAATAGTTTTTTTGAGTATAATATAAGAAATTTAATAGGTCAGGGGTTATTTATATTGATGTTATTCAGTTTTGTAGGATACATCATTTTTAAATACAAGATAGAGTTTTATACTAATTTTAAAAATTTTATTTTATTTTCACTTGAATATTTGCTTATTATTTCTATAGCATATTTTATAAGCAATTATGTATCGGATAAACTTATAAATATACCTTTTTATATATACACTTTTATACCAATGTTTTCTATGCTTAATACTTTGCTTGGGGCAAGAAGGGGGATTTCAGCTATTGTAACTGTATGTATTACTCTTTTAGCTGCTAATATGGTTCAAGCTGATGTGTATGAGTTTTTCTCACTATTTGTAATATCTATGATAACTTCTATTGCTACAAAAAAGATTAATAGCAGAAATGGGGTTTTATGGTTAGGTATTCAAATAGGGGTATCTTTAAGTATAGTGTCATTAATTAATGCATTTATTAAAGATGATTTTAATTTTAATTATATGATATTTGTATTTGCTTTTGCAAGCGGTTTAATACAAGCAATACTCGTTATGATTATTCTTCCTATTTGTGAGTATTTACTTGAGACGGCTACTATATTTAGACTTCAGGAATTGGCAGACTTAAACAATCCTCTTTTAAGACAGCTTCAAATCAATGCTCCGGGTACTTATCACCATTCTATTAATATGGCTAATTTGGTAGAAACTATAGCCGATGAGATTGGGGAAGATGGAAGGTTGGCCTGCGTATCAGCATATTATCATGATATAGGTAAAATAGAAAATCCGTTATATTTTATAGAAAATACAAATAGAGATGATAACAGACATAATAAATTAAAGCCAACTTTATCTGCTGCAATAGTAAAATCACATGTTCGTTTTGGAGTTGAGATAGCAAAAAAATATAGACTTCCAAAAGAAATAATAGCTGCTATAAAAGAACATCATGGAACAAGTTTAATAAAATATTTCTATGCAGATGCTCTAAAAGAAGACCCTGATATAGATGTAAGTTTATTTACTTATGGAGGTCCCAAACCTCAATCTAAAATTACAGCTATTTTAATGATATTAGATTCTATAGAAGCAGCAAGCAGAACTATAGATAGTCCTACTAAAGAAAAATTAGCATCACTCATAGACAGCATAGTAAAAAGTAAAATGACAGAGGGTGAATTAAATGACAGCGGGCTTACATTGCAAGATATTGAAACTATTAAAAGAATAAGCTTACAAAAGATTTTAATTTCATTACATGAGAGAATAAAATATCCAGAGCTTCCAAAAGATGTAGGCAAAGATAATAATAATAAAAACGAAAAAGCAGAAAATACTGAGAAAAATACTAAAACAGATACTAAAAAAGTTTCAAAAACAAAAGAAAGATTTATTAAAAATATCAATACTAAAAAAGAAGCTATTAATAAAGACAAAGTAAAGAAATAG
- a CDS encoding PhoH family protein, whose product MIYILKDMYISNTEISLEKVINISDNVFKERESSLINMRIKLPYLGRNIEMKTISQGEYLEKMIFNDIVFSTGAAGTGKTFLSVAYGISLLAENKIERMIITRPVVEAGESLGYLPGDFKEKISPYMRPVYDALYSLLSSDIILRYTEENKIEVAPLAYMRGRTLSRAFIILDEAQNTTVAQMKMFLSRIGEKSKAVITGDITQSDLPKNVKSGLEHSIKILNNIEGIAFHHFDKKDVIRHRLVTKILEAYDNADNIKE is encoded by the coding sequence GTGATATATATACTTAAAGACATGTATATTTCTAATACCGAAATTTCTTTAGAAAAGGTTATTAATATATCTGATAATGTATTTAAAGAGCGTGAGAGTTCTTTAATTAATATGCGTATAAAGCTTCCGTATCTTGGAAGAAACATAGAAATGAAAACTATATCTCAGGGTGAATATTTAGAGAAGATGATTTTTAATGATATAGTATTTTCTACGGGTGCGGCAGGTACTGGAAAAACATTTCTATCTGTTGCTTATGGTATAAGTTTGCTTGCAGAAAATAAGATTGAGCGTATGATAATAACAAGACCTGTTGTTGAGGCGGGTGAGAGTTTGGGATATTTGCCTGGAGATTTCAAAGAAAAGATTTCACCGTATATGAGACCTGTATATGATGCCTTGTATAGTCTTTTGTCTAGTGATATAATATTAAGATATACAGAAGAGAATAAAATAGAAGTAGCTCCTTTAGCTTATATGAGGGGAAGAACTTTAAGCAGGGCTTTTATAATACTTGATGAGGCACAAAACACTACAGTTGCTCAGATGAAGATGTTTTTAAGCAGAATAGGAGAGAAGTCTAAGGCTGTTATTACAGGAGATATTACTCAAAGCGATTTGCCAAAAAATGTAAAATCTGGACTGGAGCATTCTATTAAAATATTAAACAATATAGAAGGAATAGCTTTTCATCATTTTGATAAAAAAGATGTGATAAGGCATAGGTTAGTTACCAAAATATTAGAAGCTTATGATAATGCTGATAATATAAAAGAGTAA
- the aspS gene encoding aspartate--tRNA ligase — protein sequence MRFKSAYNGILTKDDIGKEVKLAGWVLRRRDHGGVIFVDLRDRTGFVQIVFNPEISKEAHNDAQDLRSEYVISVEGKIRARSPEMVNPKIPTGEIEVMVEKMELLNTSETPPFLLEDDIDTGEDIRLKYRYLDLRRNKVFNNLYKRFQITNAFRKHLADNGFIDVETPILNKSTPEGARDFLVPSRLNAGDFYALPQSPQIFKQILMIGGFERYYQVAKCFRDEDLRADRQPEFTQVDIETSFLNTDEFLSIMESITANIVKDVYGIDIPTPFPRLNYYDAMEMYGSDKPDTRFELKLINVEDAVRGCDFAVFKNALDNKFIIRCLNAKGGVDKLSRKDIDDFTKYVGIFGAKGLAWMRVTENGLESNIVKFFSEENQKKILEVTKSEKGDLLFFVADTPKVTFDALGNLRLRVAEKLNLIDKDKLNFLWVVEFPLFEYDHKEKRISATHHPFTAPVPEDVAILESEPLKVRSDTYDLVLNGNEIGGGGQRIYDSKIQATIFKLLGIDEEKAKIRFGFLLDALKYGAPPMCGMAFGIDRVIMLLQKQDSIREVIAFPKTQKGQCLMSSCPSTVDADQLEELHLKVEE from the coding sequence ATGCGTTTTAAAAGTGCCTATAATGGAATATTAACAAAAGACGATATCGGCAAAGAAGTAAAATTAGCCGGTTGGGTGTTAAGAAGAAGAGATCATGGCGGAGTAATATTCGTAGATTTAAGAGACAGAACAGGTTTTGTACAAATTGTATTCAATCCTGAAATCAGCAAAGAAGCACATAATGACGCTCAAGATTTGAGAAGCGAATATGTTATTAGTGTTGAAGGTAAAATAAGAGCAAGAAGTCCTGAAATGGTTAACCCTAAAATTCCTACTGGTGAAATTGAGGTTATGGTTGAAAAAATGGAGCTTCTTAATACTTCTGAAACTCCTCCTTTCTTACTTGAAGATGATATTGATACTGGCGAAGATATAAGATTAAAATACAGATACTTAGATTTAAGAAGAAATAAAGTATTTAATAACTTATATAAAAGATTCCAAATCACTAATGCTTTCAGAAAACATTTAGCTGATAATGGTTTTATAGATGTTGAAACTCCTATATTAAATAAAAGTACTCCTGAAGGTGCAAGAGACTTCTTAGTTCCTTCAAGATTAAATGCTGGAGATTTCTATGCATTGCCTCAATCTCCTCAAATATTCAAACAAATACTTATGATAGGCGGTTTTGAAAGATACTATCAAGTAGCTAAATGTTTCCGCGATGAGGACTTAAGAGCTGACAGACAGCCTGAATTTACTCAAGTTGATATTGAAACTTCTTTCCTTAATACTGATGAATTCTTATCTATTATGGAAAGTATTACTGCTAATATAGTTAAAGATGTTTACGGAATAGATATCCCTACTCCATTCCCTAGATTAAATTATTATGATGCTATGGAAATGTACGGAAGCGATAAGCCTGATACGAGATTTGAATTAAAACTTATCAATGTTGAAGATGCTGTTAGAGGCTGTGATTTTGCAGTATTCAAAAATGCTTTAGATAATAAATTTATAATAAGATGTTTGAATGCTAAAGGCGGGGTTGATAAATTAAGCAGAAAAGATATTGACGACTTTACTAAATATGTTGGTATATTTGGTGCTAAAGGTCTTGCTTGGATGAGAGTTACTGAAAACGGACTTGAGTCTAACATCGTTAAATTCTTCTCTGAAGAAAATCAAAAGAAAATTTTAGAAGTTACAAAATCAGAAAAAGGCGACTTATTATTTTTTGTTGCTGACACTCCAAAAGTTACATTCGATGCTTTAGGTAATTTAAGATTAAGAGTTGCTGAGAAATTAAATTTAATAGATAAAGACAAATTAAACTTCTTATGGGTAGTAGAGTTTCCATTATTTGAATATGATCACAAAGAAAAGAGAATATCCGCTACTCACCACCCATTCACTGCCCCAGTACCTGAAGATGTTGCTATACTTGAAAGCGAGCCTCTAAAAGTGAGAAGCGATACTTATGACTTAGTATTAAACGGCAATGAAATAGGCGGCGGTGGTCAGCGTATTTATGATAGTAAGATACAAGCTACTATATTCAAACTTTTAGGCATAGATGAAGAGAAAGCTAAAATAAGATTCGGATTCTTACTTGATGCTTTAAAATATGGTGCTCCTCCTATGTGCGGTATGGCTTTTGGTATAGACAGAGTTATAATGTTATTACAAAAACAAGACAGCATAAGAGAAGTTATAGCATTCCCTAAAACTCAGAAGGGACAATGTTTGATGAGCAGCTGTCCTTCTACTGTTGATGCCGACCAATTAGAAGAGCTTCATTTGAAAGTTGAAGAATAA